The following nucleotide sequence is from Mangifera indica cultivar Alphonso chromosome 17, CATAS_Mindica_2.1, whole genome shotgun sequence.
cgtcaaacagtgaaattcgaaaaaactgaactaaaattcgaattctaaaagttgaaaaaccctagaatggcaacaaacggaaaatctttctgaaatctaaaaaatacgagtcgatatctcgtaaaacgataaaatccgaaaaaacggaactgaaattcgaattgtaaaagttgaaaaaccctagaatggcaacaaacggaaaatccttcagaaatctgaaaaatacgagtcgatatatcataaaacggtgaaattcgaaatctaaaagttgaaaaatgaaaatgcctttacaatgtaaaatatctaaaaacccctcatatttatctaaaattatttgaacccccataatgagtgaggggagttatataaatgaagggaagggtaattttgacattttagaaaaagtttgaaataaataaataaatatcaaaatgcctttataatgtaaaatatccaaaaacccctcatatttatctaaaattacattaaaaccccatagtaagtgggagagttatataaatatgaggggaagggtagttttggtattaaaaaaagtcataggcattttttttttttggaacagtgattttgggcattttggcttgaaaatagtgattttggtatttttgcttaatgggagggcattttggccattttttaaaatttccctatttttaaaaactttcaataaaatcaTTCGGATacgaatttttattatatttattgaattttaacttatttaatataatagttataggttcgattattatgttttaaagtttattcaTCTAATCAATctaggtatttaaaaaaaaatatgttttttgattttataatccaaacacaccttaataatttaaaaatttataaaatatttaatcaattttttcttcCTATCTCTAATCAGCATTAGATACAAATACATAACTTAGAACTTAGAATTTGAAAGTGGTTAATTGATGTGATATGTAACAATGGGACAACCATGTTTTCATCACAAGATTCCATCAAGAACATTTGGAATTTAGATAACATTAATTACGCACGTCTGTCCATTTCGTCTTTATCCTCATTGACATCTACAAATAACTTCGATTctagaaattcaaatttatatatttatataatgatagtCAGCCACaaacattacaaaaatatataaataaacaaataaataaataaataaaaggtttCGAACTTCGTTcatcattattaattttattgttttcatttatttattaaaataaaataatacatttgaAGAATAACACCTCAAAGtacatgaattttgaaaatataaagtttGTGCAGAAGGAGATGTTCACTTAGTGGTGGATAGGACTTGACCGGATATGGATCAAATCCATAGCTCAGTTTGAtggaataaattttaaattaaagttttaatttgataatttgattcgaaattaacttatttaatcatttatttgatgatattattcaaCTCGTTGGGGGACATTGTTGGTGACACTAATGATCCTATACAACAACTTGAATGTGATTTGAGTTTGGGTTGATCACAGATCAGTTCAGATAAAATACACTTCTAATGTTTAGGTCATTAATTTAGGGATGAACTTGAACTGAGTTGgcttagttttgaaagttagcTTAACCTAGTTTGACCcaacttgaattcaaatcgagttagaGTCAGGatgatcaattaattttttaaattaaatcaaactcaagttaagaGAAGTTTGGTTCAATCCAACTTACGAATCAAGGAATTGTTTGAACTTAACtcataacttgattcaaattgattatatgaaataattgtcaaaataatatcattttgctCATTATTggtaaaacgatattattttgttaatgaattgtaAACTCATACCATAAATCTAATTTATAAGATTCGAATTATGAACCCAAAccagatttgaattaaataaaattaaacttttttaaaaaccaaatttgatttgattttaactaTATTTACTTGTGTTATCAATGGACAttgtttaaaccaaattaattttggttatacaaactcaaactaaatcatttttatttaaactaaactcaaataatatatattcaaactcGATTCGATTCGATCTATATTTACTTGTGTTATCAATGGACATTGTTAGCATAAAATGAGGTGAATCACATCGTGGAGACAGGCTTATTTGGCCTCACGCAACCACTTAGATGCATGTTCAGCAacagataataataataatcaaatgaatgaaaataaaacaataaaataatagatttataaaaattttgactgTTGATCGGAGCAACAGATCTTCTCCGGGACTATGGGGATTTCTTACACATGGGACATCATATTATGATCCCATTTTAAATCAGAAACATTTTCATCTGTACTGCAAATTATGATCAATCAGGTTGGGGTTTCAAAgatataacaattaaaaatacgtttaactttgaaatattcaaatgatatattgttacgtgattgaataattttaaattaaaaataaaataatatataatttcatgataatattgttttatttgatcaagaacttatttaaaaaataaaactgcaACTATTTAATGTTAGGTGGAAAACCCACATGGGATACATGCattattaatgaattatgtTTAGAGGCAAAATCTCAGTCAGGATTCACTGTGTCATCAATTAATGGATGCAAAAGTTGAGTTTGAGGCTAAATTTGTCTcgtaaaatttgataaatgtgTTCTTTATTTCTGCCTTTCTGGGTTCATGTCACTCTTTGCAGTGGCATGACATCTCAACAACAAAAAAGATTAATCAAGGTCCCCAGTACGACAATGGAAACACaagttttgataaattatatttattttttcacaacaacttcttcttcttcgtcttgtTTTGGAAGGACTTTGTCTAGTTACAGTTCCCTGTGCAAGTCTCTTATAAGGTAATGATGCTATGATGATTAAAATCTGAGTTGATTTATAGAAATACATAAAATGGATGGCAGCATGAGCATGCATGCACGCACATGCCTGGAGCATATTAGGTATTATggaagaattaaataaataaaatatgcaagACTGTAAGCAGTTAACAATGGCAGACTTCTCGGGATTATTTGGCTAAGTGAATcgtattttcttttccttcatttcTGTCTCTACAGAATCTTTCCTATTGTTTATTCATGGATAGCGTATTATAAACTATTTGAGTCGGCAGCTCGTTGCTTGCACTTTCAAAGAGGATCTTGTACAGTTCAGAATTAATGGCATTGcaaatattattatctaatcgGTGATAGAAAGTTAGGTGGAAGATTTACTCGCTTAAGTTTCAGAGAGTTGGAAGAGCATCATCTTTTCCCTGCCGAAGGAACAGAAAAAGATACAGACGTTAATATagcatgaaaatgaaaatacggataacttgaaaaaacagaaacaaaaacattaaaaaatattttttgaaaaccataaatgaaaaaacacagcaaaacgtataaatataaaaaatcatattatttttttctaaataaagaaattcataaagaaataaaataacttgtatttaaaagaaaatataccaactttttagtaataataaagtatgtatttaatacttttaatattttccgatagtttaaacaaaaaaaagagaagatgaatATTAAAGTTACGattcaaaattataaagataagtgatatataaaatcaatttttaatttattaaaaaacatatgttttaaatttttttatatttctgaaaCATCCTTAAATGTTTCATATCGGTTTTGGGgtatttattattacaaaaggaaaagaaaggcaCCATAAGGTAAGTTTTTGGACTTGCTACACAGACATTGTTGTATCTCTCTGTCCATCCAAGAGAAAGAGAGACATTTCATGAATATCAGAAACTAAGCTGGTTCTGCAGAATCATATATATGTTATAGCTTGTGAATCGGCATTGCCTGGAGACGGGGAAATGGAGAATGGTGGATCTTTTAGAGCCAACAGTGGACGTTTAGGCAGTCCTCACATATGGAGGAACAGTACCATGGAAGCCTTTACAAAGTCTTCCCAaggagaagatgatgaagaagctTTGAAATGGGCAGCTATTGAAAAACTTCCAACGTATTTACGTATACAGAGAGGCATACTCACTGAAGCTGAAGGCCAGGCAAGAGAGATTGATATCAAAAGTCTTGGATTGATTGAGAGGCGGAATCTGATTGAGAGGCTTGTCAAAATTGCTGAAGAAGATAATGAAAAGTTCTTGTTGAAGCTCAAGGAACGCATTGATAGGTAAATTTCATCAATCCATAGAATAAATTTATCTTCTTCTCACATTTGTTTGGAATGAATGAtgttctcttgtttttcaaaaaCCCAGAGTTGGGCTTGATATTCCTACAATTGAAGTCCGGTTTGAGCATATAAATGTCGAAGCAGAAGCTTATATTGGAAGCAGAGCTTTGCCTACAATCTTCAACTCCATTGTTAATACCTTGGAGGTAACTCATATTCAAGGATCTTGCAGTCATCTTTctgttttttcttgtttaaacAGGAGATTTGCTTTATGTTTTATATCTACAGGGGTTCTTGAATTATCTTCACATTCTTCCAAGTAGAAAAAAGTCATTACCAATTCTTCATGATGTTAGTGGAATCATCAAACCTCGAAGGTGAAAAGACATTAATCATCTAAGAATATCAACAGATTTCAAAAGGATTTCATTGTAACTTAATTGATTTAACTTTTTCAGAATGACATTGCTTCTAGGCCCTCCAAGTTCAGGAAAGACCACATTACTATTGACTTTGGCAGGAAAACTTGGAAAAGACTTGAAAGTAAGGAAACTACACAGTTCTTTGTATGTTTCTTCtgattttttaacttaaaattctaAGATGGGCACTTCTAAAAATTCAGTTTTCGGGGAGAGTTACATATAATGGACATGGGATGGAAGAGTTTGTACCACAGAGGACATCAGCTTACATAAGTCAATATGATTTGCATATTGGAGAAATGACAGTAAGAGAAACATTGGCTTTCTCAGCAAGATGTCAAGGGGTCGGTCCCCGTTATGGTCAGTAAACTGAATTTTAACTTGTATGTCTTTTTCCTCGGTCCTAGCTAGTTGACcgttgaattttcaaattccgTTGATTTGCAGAGACGTTGGCAGAACTATCAAGAAGAGAAAAGGCTGCAAATATCAAACCAGATCCTGATATTGATCTTTACATGAAGGCAAGATAATCTTTAGAAAAATGACTACTAAAGCATGttgtattttgttttcatttttgttaatgattaatttattttgcaGGCAGCATCACTGGAAGGGCAGGAGACAAATGTAGTTACAGACTATGTTCTTAAGGTCTCAATTTATAATCCaagtgaaaatttaagaaacaaTTACAGAGACAATTGGATATATGATATTTGCATTTGtttgttttaacaatttttcagattttgggTCTTGAAGTATGTGCTGACACCATGGTGGGAGATGAAATGATTCGAGGCATCTCTGGTGGACAAAAGAAGCGAGTCACTACAGGTGAAACATGAAAAATTCACAGTAATTCAAACTAGCTtggattttctttttgcttaatttgtatatttgtaCAATATGGTATAGGGGAAATGCTAGTTGGACCAGCAAGAGCACTTTTCATGGATGAAATATCAACTGGGTTGGACAGTTCAACTACATTCCAAATTGTAAACTCACTTAGACAGTccattcatatatttaatgGAACTGCTGTTATTTCTCTTCTCCAACCAGCACCAGAAACATATGAATTATTTGACGACATAGTTCTTCTCTCTGATGGCCATATTGTGTATCAAGGTCCCCGCGAAAATGTGTTAGAATTCTTTGAATACATGGGCTTCAAGTGTCCTGAGAGGAAAGGAGTTGCTGATTTCTTACAAGAAGTAAGCCTAAAAATTCTATCAAAACTTTTGCTTCTGAACATATACTTTCTGAATCTTTAATTTATGTTGTTATGTATGTGTTTGTGTGTTTCATCATTAGGTGACTTCAAGGAAAGATCAAGAGCAGTACTGGGCAAACAAAGATGAGCCTTATAGCTTTGTTGCCTCTCAGGAATTTGCTGAAGCTTTTCAATCATTTCATATTGGTCGAAAACTGGGTGATGAACTTGCTACTCCATTTGACAAGTCCAAAAGTCACCCAGCTGCTTTAACAAAGGAGAAATATGGCTGCAGCAAGAAAGAACTACTGAAAGCTTGTATCTCAAGAGAATATTTACTCATGAAGAGAAACTCATTTGTCtacattttcaaaatgtttcagGTGAGTAGCATTGATTCAAACATTTTACTTTTGGTCTTAATCCTGAACAAAGCAACACTATTTTACTTCTACTTCTCCATTTTCAGCTTATTTTGGCTGCAGTAGTGACAATGACACTATTTCTACGGACTGAGATGCACCGGGAAACAGTGGCAGATGGTGGAATTTATCTGGGAACCCTGTTCTTCGCATTGGTTATGATTATGTTCAACGGATTCTCAGAGCTCGCCATGACTATAATGAAACTTCCTGTATTCTACAAGCAAAGGGACCTTCTTTTTTACCCTTCATGGGCTTACTCATTGCCTACATGGGTCCTTAAGATCCCAATCACTTTCGTTGAAGTTGGTGTTTGGGTTTTCACAACTTACTATGTTATAGGCTATGATCCAAATATTAAAAggtgaataaaaagaaaacaccaGCTCAAAATTCGAGTCTCGTTTTTTGGGTATTCAtggagaaaattttgaattgcaGGTTTTTCAGACAGTACTTGATACTCCTATGTGTAAACCAGATGGCGTCTGGACTATTTCGATGTATCGGAGCCATCGGACGGAATATAATTGTTGCAAACACGTTTGGTTCATTTGCTTTACTGTCAGTCTTGGTGCTGGGTGGATTTGTCTTATCACGAGGTGAATCAGTAATACATTTcaaggttttctttttctccaagGAGATTTGAATAGAACTCTGACAGTGAAATCTTTGTTAAATTGCATCAGTTGATGTAAAGAGTTGGTGGCTGTGGGGTTATTGGTTCTCGCCAATGATGTATGGGCAGAATGCTATGGCTGTGAATGAATTTCTGGGGAATAGTTGGAGTCATGTAAGTAAagatttcttattttaaactaTAGTTTAGAAGTTTTAGAATTTGAGCTAATTCTTTAAATAATCTTCTGTTGTAGATACCTCCTAATTCTAAAGAATCATTAGGAGTTCAGGTCATGAAGAGTCGTGGGCTCTTTCCAGAAGCATATTGGTATTGGATTGGAGTAGGAGCTTTGATTGGATATGTATTtctattcaattttctttttacaatGGCTTTAAAGTATCTTGATCGTAAGTACTCTATTCTTATGAGTTTCGGAAAGTAGGGGGTTAAAATTCTTGTAACTTATTGAGTAATTTGTTGCAGCCTTGGGAAAGCCTCAGGCAATTCTAACCCAAGAGGCCTTTGATGAGAAATGTGGTAGCAAAGGAGGGGAGCTAATGGAGCTAACACACAGGGGAAAGTTATCTTCTAGTAAGTCATTTGGATGAAAGATTAATCAACTTTGTGGTATTTGTCAAAGTTGTCACATTAATTCTCATGGTAATTATGCAGAAAGAGGAAATGAAAGCCGAAGAAGTATATCGTCCAGGACTCTTTCTGCAAGGATAGAAAGCTTCTCCGGACCAGAGCAGCACAGAAGGCGGGGAATGATTCTTCCTTTTGAACCTCATTCTATTACCTTCGATGAAATCAGATATGCAGTAGACATGCCACAGGTACAGTCAAGTGCTCAACTTGAAAGGAAGGTGTCCATCTATTGATTTCAGTCATAATAAGATCTTTGAATTGCTTGTCTACAGGAAATGAAAGCTCAAGGTATTGCTGCGGATAGACTAGAACTTTTGAAGGGTTTGAGTGGTGCTTTTAGGCCAGGTGTGCTCACCGCTCTCATGGGAGTAAGTGGGGCTGGAAAGACCACTCTAATGGATGTTTTGTCTGGAAGAAAAACAGGTGGATATATCTCTGGTACAATCACAATATCTGGGTACCTGAAAAAGCAAGAAACATTCGCTCGCATTTCAGGATATTGCGAGCAAACTGATATTCATTCTCCTCATGTTACCGTCTATGAGTCCTTGCTCTATTCTGCTTGGCTTCGGTTGCCTATTGAGGTCAATTCTGATACCAGAAAGGTATTGTTATTGTTTCATATTCgttaattttcttctcttctcttttctctttaagAATATTAGTTGTTGACTGGACtttgaaatgataatttgtAGATGTTTATTAAGGAAGTGATGGAGCTTGTGGAGCTGAACCCAATAAGGGAAGCCCTTGTTGGATTGCCTGGCGTGAATGGGCTCTCAACTGAGCAGAGAAAAAGGCTGACCATCGCAGTAGAACTTGTTGCTAACCCATCAATTATATTCATGGATGAGCCAACTTCTGGCCTTGATGCTCGGGCAGCTGCAATAGTAATGAGAACAGTGAGGAACACGGTGGACACCGGTCGGACAGTGGTTTGCACCATTCACCAGCCTAGTATCGATATATTTGACGCTTTTGatgaggtaaaatgatattcttCAATCTTCATGACTTTACAATCTATTTGTTTACCAATGTTCAGAAAAATAACTTACGTATTGCATTGCAGCTACTTCTATTGAAACGGGGAGGCGAAGAGATATATGTCGGTCCATTAGGCCGCCATTCTTCCCAGTTGATCAAGTACTTTGAGGGAATTGAAGGAGTGCCAAAGATTAGAGATGGTCATAATCCTGCAACCTGGATGTTGGAGGTTACAACAACAGCACAAGAAGCAGGCCTAGGAATCAACTTCACTGACATATACAAAAACTCAGAGTTATACAGGTAGAATATAAACATCAAATGATGCTCAATGATTTTGCACAGTATAGATTCATACAACATTTGGTCAATGTTTAATGCAGGAGAAACAAGAATTTGATCAAAGAATTAAGCACCCCTCCACCAGGTTCAAAAGATCTTTACTTTGGGACCAAATATTCACAATCTTTCTTCACACAATGCAAAGCTTGCTTGTGGAAACAGCATATGTCATACTGGAGAAACCCACCATACACTGCTGTTAGACTTTTCTTCACAACTTTTATAGCTTTGATGTTTGGGACAATTTTCTGGGATATTGGCTCCGAAAGGTATGGTGAAATGCAATGCAAACGACACATTtccaagaaagaaaaatcatttcTTCACCCAGCCGCTAACTCTGGTAAAATGTCATGTTATTGTAGAAAAAGGCAACAAGATCTTTTTAATGCAATGGGCTCCATGTATGCTGCTGTGCTATTCATTGGTGCGCAAAATGCAACATCAGTGCAGCCAGTTGTGGCTATTGAAAGAACAGTGTTTTACAGAGAAAGAGCAGCTGGAATGTATTCAACTTTACCATATGCATTTGGCCAGGTACATCATCTTTGTTGGTCTGTCAAATTCAACCATTGCAGAACTCTCACTGACTGTCGTTGTGTTGCAGGTTGCAATAGAGCTTCCACACATTTTAGTACAGACAATTATATACGGTGTTATAGTATACGCTACAATAGGATTCGACTGGACAGTGAGCAAGTTCTTCTGGTATCTCATCATCATGTACTTGACACTTTTATACTTCACATTCTACGGAATGATGGCAGTCGCTGTTACTCCTAATCACAACATCGCCGCCATAGTATCTTCCTTCTTCTATATAATGTGGAACCTCTTTTCAGGGTTCATCATTCCTCGACCGGTAAGTTACCCAaatgtttcttcttttttcattgaatttaCAAGAGAACTAAAAAGTACACAACTTGCAATGTGACAGAGGATGCCACTGTGGTGGAGATGGTATTATTGGATATGTCCAGTGAGTTACACCTTGTATGGCCTGGTAGTTACACAATTTGGAGATATAGAAGAGACATTAGAATCTGGTGAGAAGGTGAAGGATTTTGTGAGCCATTACTTTGGCTATGACTCTGACTTTGTGGGTATAGTTGGAATCATATTGGCTGGAATTACTGTGTTTTTTGGATTCTGTTTTGCCTTTGCCATTAAGACATTTAACTTCCAGAAAAGATGAGAATATGATATATTTCCCAATACAATtggttaaaaaatttgtaagtttCACCTCCTTATGATCAAGCTTGATGAGGACCCTTTTCAACTTCAAACATAATACAAAATCCAAACAagtgaatttatatattttttcttcattttctgtTCAATTTGTGATGATGAACCTAACTTCTTATAATATATGGCAGTTGAGGTTTCAATTTGCATGGTAGAAATGAAAAACTACAAAACATTAATTTACCAAAGAATTCTGCTGCCATCACCTTGTAGAACAGAAGGCAGGTTCCCGTGGGAGGCGGCAGATCCAAAGATATGATATAAGGGAGTTGAAATtgaataatagtaaaaatataaagggTCAACTAAGACATAATGATATCTAATAAAAGTTCATAAAAATTTTGGGGGTAGTTTGATAGTTTTGATATATTAAACCACTCGATTTTCATACAAAATGTATATTAAACTATGAATTGTTTAAATCTAAAGGGGCAGCTGTGTATTGACGCCGCTTGAGTCTACCACTACTTTTGGGCAACTTTTCACTATCTTGATACAGTAACAAGTGTTTTTGCAAATCACAACATTGTTTGAAAAACCCCAAATTACCAATAATGTTAGGGGGATGAATAGGATTATCTAAAACTTTTatccaaataaaaattcattaaacaaatttatagaCAATTacaaccaaacaaataaattcaataaaatatccAAACAATTAAGTATAAACTATATTCAATAATCTGTCAAAGCATACAACACATATAGAAGCATAAACTTTACTTAGCAATTTATCACAAAcacaatacaaatataaaacataaagtaTATAGAgtaggaaaagaaaatgctcaAAATTTATAGTGGTTCGGAGCTTTCTCTTTCATGTCTCTTACATCCACTCCTTCAAACAAACCACTTGAAGTTTCACTAGTGAAAAATCCTCTCTTTACAACAGTTCTTTGAGATTTCATTTATGTTCACTAGTTGATTCGAGATAACGTCCAACTCAATAGTTATCTGAGATTTTGCCTACTACAAGAGTTATGCGAAATTTCATTCAagtatttgaatataaaaaatattatttgtaaatgtCTCTACAAGGCtgatataagaaaaatgagtacaaatatttctcttaaaaatttgaGTTACAAGCTTGTAagagaaattagagaagaaatgaGTATAGAATTTTACTTGTGTGATCTCTTACATATTCCTTATCAAagagtcttcaatttatagtcttgAATGGTTGGAATAGCTCAAATAACCATTGGTTGGGATAATGTATCCGTTAagcttaaaaaataatgttttagcTTTGAAAAGACAGCGGGACTGGCGTCCTTTCATACATTCTAATTTTGGTGGCTTTGAAATAGTCGTCCAAtggttgaatttttaaaatacgcCATTTTAGGGATGAGCGTCCCTTTTTTCAGGACAGGTGTCCTTTTTTGCACCTTCATAATTCACTTCCAAAAGCTTCAGACAGGAAGGGACTAACAGAGAACTGCCCAAGGAATGGACATCCTAGGTATGGGAATAGACATCCCCATCATGGGAAGAGGTGTCCCTGATCTGAAAATGGGCGTCCTTATTTTGGGGATGGGCATCCCTActtatttgacaaaaattttcaagagtttCAGACTTGTAAAGATAGACATGTGACTAGCAAAGGAATGGGCGTCCTATAGGGGACGAACGTCCAATTtctaaaaagttgaaaaacatatatttcGCACATTTTTCgattataagaattttatgtcaTAGACTTAATTagctcaataaatataaattaataactttaaacttaattttgatataatcaaaacaTTCAGGGGTCTAACATTGTTGAATTAAGCTATAATAGAATGGTCTTGTTATACTATGAATAGTCATGACACAAATTCCAAAGTTTTTGATAGAACATTGAATGAGCAACGAAACAATCCATCCTTGCTTAGAATGATTATAAGTTATAACTAAAATTAGAATTCTTTGAATACGATGATCGTTTCACTGTCTCTACATAAATTGTATAcgttttggaaaattttatattttaaagttttttttataattgtgcATTCAAgtgatataaatatttgtggttaaataaatcaataacgcaaaacaaaacaaaaaccaaaagatGAGGTGGCCACATCAATTGGGATTCAGTTTGATTCTTTAGTATCGAGCAAGACTCAGATAGTCTCAAGAGATATGTTATAGAGCTTGGAAATTCCTAAGTTTCCATATATTTGTAGTAAGACATGTTATCACAATGAGAGTTTAAAGATAGATTTTGAATGATTGAGTTATAGAAGGTCAAGCCAAGAATAGTTTGgagattatataaaaattagtagaGTCTTCGACTACTAAATGACTTTTCACTCGCTTCtctattttctatattttataagTATAGGTAATCGTAATAGTCGCGGTGTGCACATAAgtgtatttttatcatttatgtat
It contains:
- the LOC123200943 gene encoding pleiotropic drug resistance protein 1-like isoform X3: MENGGSFRANSGRLGSPHIWRNSTMEAFTKSSQGEDDEEALKWAAIEKLPTYLRIQRGILTEAEGQAREIDIKSLGLIERRNLIERLVKIAEEDNEKFLLKLKERIDRVGLDIPTIEVRFEHINVEAEAYIGSRALPTIFNSIVNTLEGFLNYLHILPSRKKSLPILHDVSGIIKPRRMTLLLGPPSSGKTTLLLTLAGKLGKDLKFSGRVTYNGHGMEEFVPQRTSAYISQYDLHIGEMTVRETLAFSARCQGVGPRYETLAELSRREKAANIKPDPDIDLYMKAASLEGQETNVVTDYVLKILGLEVCADTMVGDEMIRGISGGQKKRVTTGEMLVGPARALFMDEISTGLDSSTTFQIVNSLRQSIHIFNGTAVISLLQPAPETYELFDDIVLLSDGHIVYQGPRENVLEFFEYMGFKCPERKGVADFLQEVTSRKDQEQYWANKDEPYSFVASQEFAEAFQSFHIGRKLGDELATPFDKSKSHPAALTKEKYGCSKKELLKACISREYLLMKRNSFVYIFKMFQLILAAVVTMTLFLRTEMHRETVADGGIYLGTLFFALVMIMFNGFSELAMTIMKLPVFYKQRDLLFYPSWAYSLPTWVLKIPITFVEVGVWVFTTYYVIGYDPNIKRFFRQYLILLCVNQMASGLFRCIGAIGRNIIVANTFGSFALLSVLVLGGFVLSRVDVKSWWLWGYWFSPMMYGQNAMAVNEFLGNSWSHIPPNSKESLGVQVMKSRGLFPEAYWYWIGVGALIGYVFLFNFLFTMALKYLDPLGKPQAILTQEAFDEKCGSKGGELMELTHRGKLSSSNRRSISSRTLSARIESFSGPEQHRRRGMILPFEPHSITFDEIRYAVDMPQEMKAQGIAADRLELLKGLSGAFRPGVLTALMGVSGAGKTTLMDVLSGRKTGGYISGTITISGYLKKQETFARISGYCEQTDIHSPHVTVYESLLYSAWLRLPIEVNSDTRKMFIKEVMELVELNPIREALVGLPGVNGLSTEQRKRLTIAVELVANPSIIFMDEPTSGLDARAAAIVMRTVRNTVDTGRTVVCTIHQPSIDIFDAFDELLLLKRGGEEIYVGPLGRHSSQLIKYFEGIEGVPKIRDGHNPATWMLEVTTTAQEAGLGINFTDIYKNSELYRRNKNLIKELSTPPPGSKDLYFGTKYSQSFFTQCKACLWKQHMSYWRNPPYTAVRLFFTTFIALMFGTIFWDIGSERKRQQDLFNAMGSMYAAVLFIGAQNATSVQPVVAIERTVFYRERAAGMYSTLPYAFGQVAIELPHILVQTIIYGVIVYATIGFDWTVSKFFWYLIIMYLTLLYFTFYGMMAVAVTPNHNIAAIVSSFFYIMWNLFSGFIIPRPRMPLWWRWYYWICPVSYTLYGLVVTQFGDIEETLESGEKVKDFVSHYFGYDSDFVGIVGIILAGITVFFGFCFAFAIKTFNFQKR
- the LOC123200943 gene encoding pleiotropic drug resistance protein 1-like isoform X1, yielding MENGGSFRANSGRLGSPHIWRNSTMEAFTKSSQGEDDEEALKWAAIEKLPTYLRIQRGILTEAEGQAREIDIKSLGLIERRNLIERLVKIAEEDNEKFLLKLKERIDRVGLDIPTIEVRFEHINVEAEAYIGSRALPTIFNSIVNTLEGFLNYLHILPSRKKSLPILHDVSGIIKPRRMTLLLGPPSSGKTTLLLTLAGKLGKDLKFSGRVTYNGHGMEEFVPQRTSAYISQYDLHIGEMTVRETLAFSARCQGVGPRYETLAELSRREKAANIKPDPDIDLYMKAASLEGQETNVVTDYVLKILGLEVCADTMVGDEMIRGISGGQKKRVTTGEMLVGPARALFMDEISTGLDSSTTFQIVNSLRQSIHIFNGTAVISLLQPAPETYELFDDIVLLSDGHIVYQGPRENVLEFFEYMGFKCPERKGVADFLQEVTSRKDQEQYWANKDEPYSFVASQEFAEAFQSFHIGRKLGDELATPFDKSKSHPAALTKEKYGCSKKELLKACISREYLLMKRNSFVYIFKMFQLILAAVVTMTLFLRTEMHRETVADGGIYLGTLFFALVMIMFNGFSELAMTIMKLPVFYKQRDLLFYPSWAYSLPTWVLKIPITFVEVGVWVFTTYYVIGYDPNIKRFFRQYLILLCVNQMASGLFRCIGAIGRNIIVANTFGSFALLSVLVLGGFVLSRVDVKSWWLWGYWFSPMMYGQNAMAVNEFLGNSWSHIPPNSKESLGVQVMKSRGLFPEAYWYWIGVGALIGYVFLFNFLFTMALKYLDPLGKPQAILTQEAFDEKCGSKGGELMELTHRGKLSSSKGNESRRSISSRTLSARIESFSGPEQHRRRGMILPFEPHSITFDEIRYAVDMPQEMKAQGIAADRLELLKGLSGAFRPGVLTALMGVSGAGKTTLMDVLSGRKTGGYISGTITISGYLKKQETFARISGYCEQTDIHSPHVTVYESLLYSAWLRLPIEVNSDTRKMFIKEVMELVELNPIREALVGLPGVNGLSTEQRKRLTIAVELVANPSIIFMDEPTSGLDARAAAIVMRTVRNTVDTGRTVVCTIHQPSIDIFDAFDELLLLKRGGEEIYVGPLGRHSSQLIKYFEGIEGVPKIRDGHNPATWMLEVTTTAQEAGLGINFTDIYKNSELYRRNKNLIKELSTPPPGSKDLYFGTKYSQSFFTQCKACLWKQHMSYWRNPPYTAVRLFFTTFIALMFGTIFWDIGSERKRQQDLFNAMGSMYAAVLFIGAQNATSVQPVVAIERTVFYRERAAGMYSTLPYAFGQVAIELPHILVQTIIYGVIVYATIGFDWTVSKFFWYLIIMYLTLLYFTFYGMMAVAVTPNHNIAAIVSSFFYIMWNLFSGFIIPRPRMPLWWRWYYWICPVSYTLYGLVVTQFGDIEETLESGEKVKDFVSHYFGYDSDFVGIVGIILAGITVFFGFCFAFAIKTFNFQKR